A stretch of the Nitrospirae bacterium CG2_30_53_67 genome encodes the following:
- a CDS encoding aminofutalosine synthase MqnE, whose product MDILDMVQSKVEEDQRISPDEALALMESHDLLRLGRIASIRRQAKNGNLAYFIVNRHINHTNICVNRCAFCAFSRDEKDPDAYTMDLSEVIKRAELGAAEGATEFHIVGGLHPHLPFDYYLDLLSALRQRFPHIHIQAFTAVEIDYFSRITGLPLEDLLRELKQAGLGSLPGGGAEIFGPKVRQIICPEKISGERWLEIMEAAHGAGLKSNATMLYGHLENLKDRVDHMSRLRDLQDRTGGFQAFIPLAFHPENTRIPQTGMTTGLDDLKTLAVSRIFLDNFGHIKAFWIMLGEKIAQVSLLFGVDDIDGTVVEEKITHAAGAMTSEVLSREALVRMIQKAGKIPVERDTLYHEIRRYDNEN is encoded by the coding sequence ATGGATATTCTGGATATGGTTCAGAGCAAGGTGGAAGAGGATCAACGGATCAGCCCTGACGAGGCATTGGCCCTGATGGAGTCCCATGACCTCCTCAGGCTGGGGAGGATCGCCTCTATCCGGCGCCAGGCCAAAAACGGGAACCTCGCTTATTTTATCGTCAACCGCCACATCAATCACACCAATATCTGTGTGAACCGCTGCGCCTTCTGCGCCTTCAGCCGGGATGAGAAGGATCCGGATGCCTATACCATGGATCTCTCCGAGGTCATCAAAAGGGCTGAGCTGGGCGCGGCAGAGGGCGCCACGGAGTTTCATATTGTGGGGGGGCTGCACCCCCATCTCCCCTTCGATTATTACCTGGATCTCCTTTCCGCGCTCCGGCAGCGTTTCCCCCATATCCACATCCAGGCATTCACCGCCGTGGAAATAGACTATTTCAGCCGGATCACAGGACTCCCCCTCGAAGATCTGCTAAGAGAACTCAAACAGGCCGGTCTCGGATCCCTCCCCGGAGGGGGCGCCGAAATCTTCGGCCCCAAGGTCAGGCAAATCATCTGCCCTGAGAAGATCTCAGGTGAGCGATGGCTTGAAATCATGGAAGCGGCTCACGGAGCAGGTCTCAAATCCAACGCCACCATGCTTTATGGCCATCTGGAGAATCTTAAAGACCGGGTTGATCATATGTCAAGGCTCCGGGATCTGCAGGACCGTACCGGCGGATTCCAGGCCTTTATCCCCTTGGCCTTCCACCCGGAAAACACGCGTATCCCCCAAACCGGAATGACCACGGGTCTGGACGATCTCAAAACCCTGGCGGTCAGCCGGATATTCCTGGATAATTTCGGCCACATCAAGGCCTTCTGGATCATGCTCGGAGAAAAAATCGCGCAGGTCTCGCTCCTATTCGGTGTGGACGACATAGACGGCACCGTTGTGGAAGAAAAGATCACCCATGCCGCCGGGGCCATGACCTCCGAGGTCCTCTCACGAGAGGCCCTGGTCCGGATGATTCAAAAGGCAGGCAAGATTCCTGTGGAACGGGATACGCTTTATCACGAGATCAGACGGTATGATAATGAAAATTAG